The DNA region CGATAGTTGATGGCTGAACCATCCTGCGGTTTCGGGTCAAAATCATATTTGTCCCAGGCCGGGTGATGCCAGCCATACTTGGTATAGCTTTCAGCTACTGGAAATTTCGGGTCCCGTCCATCAAGGCCATCCAGACCAACATCTTCTTCGTCTTCCACAAAGCCATCTCCAGAAGGAAAGACCTGGGAAGAGATATCCTCAGTATCCAGGTGGCCATACCCTTTGGTGACGGTTTGGTCCAGAATATCCACGGTCCATTCCTGGCCTTCTTGCTGTAAATCTTCACTGATAAAGCCCAGATCGATATGCAGTCGGCCTTGATCTCCCTTGACCCACATTTCCAGGAATTTGGATTCGGATTGATCATAGTAGCCAGATGATAATCCACGCATGACACCACCCCAGGCTGTTCCAGGAGCTGCTCCCTGGTCACGCACAGCGAATGAGGAATCCGGGACGACATTCAACACCAGAATATCAGTGACATCATTCTGGGCTTGGGCACTGGTCTCTTTATTGGGCCAGATCTGTTTGGTGAGAATGCGGTTATAGGGGTTATACCAATAGGTGAAAGCCCGCTCCCGGTTGTCCCGCCCGGTGCCATCTACTGGAATTGAGGCAACGCCCCAGGCACCACGGATAATACTAAGTTGGGCAACCCGGCGACTCCCTTCAAAGTCATCCAGGTAAGCCACGCCAAAATCCCCCAGCTTCTCATTCACCGATGTGTTGGGATTGGGAATAACCTGAGCGATCTCTCCGGTGAAGGTCACGTTGGATTTTGAGTCTGTTTTTAACAGTGGCAGCCAGTCCAACCCGCGCGTTAACCAGGGTAGATCACGGGTGATCTTGGTATTTAGATCCCAGATAAAGTTTTCCATGGGCTCCTTGCCCACCCGTACCTTTTCATCAATACTGCTTTTGGAAAAATAGATGGCACTCAATCCGATAAATGAGTTCTTATCCTTGCCAAACTTCATTTCTGCCCGGCCACCCATGATCACCTTTTTATCCAGTTGGAAAAACTCATTCAGCTCATATTTGATATCCAGTTTAGCACCGGGAGCCAGGGCTGCTTCATTCAGGATAACGAGTTGACCGGTAAAATAATCAATGGTATAATCTCGGGAAGGTCCCCGTTCCAGCGGAACATTATTCAGGGTCACTTCTTCAGAGCCTTCGATGACATTGAAACCCAGATTAAAGGTTGAACTCTGGTTGGCGTAGGTGACATGCATGCGAAACTTGCTGTCTTTGTTGTAGTCGGAGATGTTGGGCGCATTATCATAAAAAGAATTACTCTGATATTCAGGATAGGCCACCAGGTTCGGGTTTCCGCCATTTCCCAGGGGGAGTCCTCGTGAGTTTGTTTTCCAATTTTCCTGTCCTGTTACCGCTGTATCTGCTCTAAACGGATAAAGAAAGGGGAAGATCAACTCACCTCGCCTCAGGTTGAGGATATTCTCATAATCCAGATCCATAATGCCATCTGGTTCACTTTCAGCACCCACTCCAGTTTGGTCAAGTCCGAACAGTTGCAGAAAGGGCGTTCCGTCTTCAGCGATTTCTTCACCTTCACCACCAAGACTCCTGCGAATCTTCAGATCAAAACCTTCTTTGTTGATGGAGTTCGTCTTGAGATAAAAAACGTTTTTCCATTCCAGGTCCCATGATTCCTGACCAGGAAGCGCGTCATCGGGTTTAATCATTTTCAGATCAAGCGTATCAGCGGTACCCGGTGTCCCCAGGGCAATATCACTACCCTCCTGATAGCTCCACATTTCACCGTATGTTGGATCGTATTCCGGAACGACCAAGTTGGTTTGACTCATATCGGCGGTATTAATAAAGGTATCACGATAGGCAATGGCCAGAACTTCATTGGACTGTACAGCCGTATTTAGACGAATTACGCCCAGATCCTCATAGAGTATAAAATCTTCATCCACACCCTGCTTTAGTTGAATAACCTGACGACTAGTGACAGCCGCTGAATCTGTTTCGGGGTAATCATATATCCTGGCATAGTTGGTGACCTCATTGCCCGGATTGAATGAGGAGTATTTATAAACGCGAATAGTCTGGACCGTACGACCCGTAAGAACATACTGACCCTGGTCATTCAAGGGATAGGCTTTGCGACGATAAAAATGATTGATGTAAAAATAAGTATTGGTGCGTCGGTTATAATCCTCTATGGTGATCTCTGCTGCTTCTGAGCTACCACTATTGAATGATAATTTTTCTTTGCGACCACGTTCCAGAGAGGCAATGGTGGTGATATCCAATGGACCGATCTTGGCCAGGGCTTTCAATCCAAACAACCCATTGCTTTGACCGGAGAACATGGCCAGCTTGGTACCGGGCAGGCTTAAAGAAATATTCCCGGCTTCCACTCGCTGGATGATCTCATCTTCATTGCCATTATAATAGATCTCCATATTATTCTCGAAGTCAAAATCCCGTTCACTGTCCTGATCCACCTGGATACTGATTCGGTCCCCGATCTTACCTTCGATCTTGAAAGCCTGCTTTTGCTCGATCTGGAATGTGTTTGATTGTTGCTGGTTGTTCACGTTGGTGGTCTGGGAACGGTCTTCACTGCGCAGCTTTCCAGTAATATTTACATTTCCCCGAACCCGTAGTGAAACGCGTTGTCCCGCAATATCCGCACCGATCAGTTCGAATGATTGAGAGCCGTCCGAGGATGCTTCTGCCTGTAAACGTCCCGTGGCTATCTTTTTAAAGAGTTTGGTTTTGTTATGGTCTAGACTCAAACTGATATAGTCATCGATGCTGATCACTGTGGGAATACCAATTGGTTTTCCATCCATCATTTGGGCCAAGGTGAAATAAGTGGCGGTACTGTCCATGAGCAATGTGGTCTTGATCGAGTTGAGAGCGATCTCGCTCATGGGTGAGGCCAGAAAAAGTGACGTATCGCTAAAGAAGAGGCCTTGCTTACCGGAACTGAACAGGGGTGTGCTGGCTGGTTGGAAAAATGTGGCGCTGATGGAGAAGGTGGGTCGATCTGGGCGCACCTCTTCCGTTTGACCATAGGCAGGCCAAAGAGTAAAAAGGGATAATATGAGTGCTGCTATCGTTCTCACGTTAGTTAGGTAAAGCCCGGTTTGTCTCCATTGAGGATGGGAGGAAAGACTAGCTTAGGATTCTAATTGCTGCAGCTCCGCATTAAATGCATGATGGGTTTGTTGTAATTTTTTCAAAAGCTTCTCAAAAGCCCGTTGACGGTGACTCAGTTGATTTTTTTCTGCCAAACTCATTTGAGCATAGGTCTTTTGTTTTTCAGGGACAAAAAAGATGGGATCATAGCCGAAACCAGAATTTCCCTGGCGCGTTTCAGTGATAAAACCAGCCACTTCACCCAGAGCTGTGACCGTGTCCTCGCCGTCAAAGAAAACAGCGGCGGTTTGGAATTGAGCCTGGCGTTTATCTGCGGGAATATCCTGCAGCTCGTCCAGCATTTTCTGAACATTCTGGTCATAGGTGACATGCTCACCGGCATAGCGCGCGGCATAGACACCAGGTGCACCATTCAAGGCATCTACGGCCAGACCGGTATCATCAGCGATGGTGGGTAGTCCGCAGTGGGCATAGCCGGCCCTGGCTTTGATCAGGGCATTTGCTGTTAAAGTGGATCCATCTTCAATGATCTCGCCAATCTCGGGATAGTCAAGCAGGGACACCACTTTCAGAGCGTAGGGCTCCAGGAGACGCGTCAATTCATCTACCTTGTGTTTGTTCTGTGTCGCCAATAGCAATTTCATGTTATCAATCTACCAATTTAACGGGGAATTGTTCCCCTGGCTGTGTCTCTGTTATCAAATCTTTCCTTCCCAAGATTATGGGATGAAATTGAAGCGGCCGAAAGTAGCTGATGAGGCCTCCTCAGTCAATGAATAACACGGTGTAAAAAGGTAGAGCCGCAAGATCTTGCGGCTCTACCTTTTAACCCTGTAATTCGATATAAATTACGGAACTATTTCATCAGCACCATCTTCTTCGTGAAGGACAGATCAGCTGTCTTCAGACGATAGATATACGTACCACTGCTTAGTTCCTGACCATTCTGATTCAAACCATCCCAGCTGGTGTTGATATAGCCGGCTTGCATATAGCCGCTTACCAGCGTTCGCACCCTTTGACCCAGGAGGTTGTAGATCTCCAGTGAGACATGAGCAGCCTGGGGAAGCGCAAACTCGATAGTCGTGGTCGGATTGAAGGGATTGGGATAGTTCTGGGTGAGGCCAAAAGCCGTCGGCAACAGTTCGGCATCATCAATAGAAACGATGGAGGTCGAAATGACGTTGGTGCCCTCACCGATATTGCCATTGGCATCAACGGCTGCAACCATGTAGTAGTAGGTCTGACCAACACTGACATCACCATCGGCAAACATAATATCCAGTGTTTGCGTCAAAGTGGCATTAGTGAATTCAGGATTGGTTGCGCGATAGACTTCAAAATACTGGAAGTCATCTGCCATACTGGCTTCCCAGCCAATCTCTACACCGGCTGCTCCAGTACTGAGGAGTGCCAGCGTACCAGGAACACCAGGATGAATATTGTCAATAGAATAACCAACACCGGGCATACCATCGACATAGCCGTGA from Candidatus Neomarinimicrobiota bacterium includes:
- the rdgB gene encoding RdgB/HAM1 family non-canonical purine NTP pyrophosphatase, whose product is MKLLLATQNKHKVDELTRLLEPYALKVVSLLDYPEIGEIIEDGSTLTANALIKARAGYAHCGLPTIADDTGLAVDALNGAPGVYAARYAGEHVTYDQNVQKMLDELQDIPADKRQAQFQTAAVFFDGEDTVTALGEVAGFITETRQGNSGFGYDPIFFVPEKQKTYAQMSLAEKNQLSHRQRAFEKLLKKLQQTHHAFNAELQQLES